In Mus musculus strain C57BL/6J chromosome 9, GRCm38.p6 C57BL/6J, one genomic interval encodes:
- the Tma7 gene encoding translation machinery-associated protein 7 yields MSGREGGKKKPLKQPKKQAKEMDEEDKAFKQKQKEEQKKLEELKAKAAGKGPLATGGIKKSGKK; encoded by the exons ATGTCGGGCCGGGAAG GTGGCAAAAAGAAGCCCCTGAAACAGCCCAAGAAGCAGGCCAAGGAGATGGACGAG GAAGATAAGGCTTTCAAGCAGAAACAAAAGGAGGAACAGAAGAAACTCGAAGAGCTAAAAGCCAAGGCCGCCGGGAAGGGCCCCCTGG CCACAGGTGGAATTAAGAAATCTGGCAAAAAGTAA